In Juglans regia cultivar Chandler chromosome 13, Walnut 2.0, whole genome shotgun sequence, the following proteins share a genomic window:
- the LOC109010815 gene encoding syntaxin-22-like produces MSFRDLEVGRPQPHQQRQQQHDPSQALASGIFQINTAVSSFSRLVNSLGTPKDTLELRDRLHKTRLHIGVLVKDTKAKLEQAASETDQHLEVSVAKKITDAKLAKDFLLVLREFQKVQRLAVERETTYAPFVPKEVLPSSYDAHELDISSSRTPEQRALLLESKRQEVGLVDEIIFNEASIEEIEVNEIFKDLAVLVHEQAAMIDDVSSNIERSHADIIQATSQLAKAAKTQKSGSSLTCLLLLIFGIVLLIVIVVIVAGTIN; encoded by the exons ATGAGCTTCAGAGATCTTGAGGTTGGCAGGCCACAACCACACCAACAGCGACAACAACAGCACGACCCTTCTCAGGCCTTGGCTTCTGGGATTTTCCAAATCAACACCGCCGTGTCCTCCTTCTCTCGCCTTGTCAATTCCCTTGGCACTCCCAAGGACACCCTCGAACTCCGTGACCGGCT GCACAAGACAAGGTTACACATTGGGGTGTTGGTGAAAGATACTAAAGCTAAACTTGAACAGGCGGCTAGCGAAACTGACCAGCATTTGGAAGTTAGT GTTGCCAAGAAGATCACTGATGCTAAGCTTGCAAAAGATTTCCTGTTGGTTCTTAGGGAATTTCAGAAGGTTCAAAGGCTTGCAGTTGAGAGGGAAACAACATATGCTCCTTTTGTCCCCAAAGAAGTTCTTCCATCAAG TTATGATGCCCATGAgctggatataagttcatcccGGACTCCCGAACAACGGGCTCTTCTTCTAGAATCCAAAAG ACAAGAGGTCGGACTGGTGGATGAGATTATATTTAATGAAGCCAGTATAGAAGAAATTGAGGTAAATGAGATTTTTAAGGATCTCGCTGTCCTGGTCCATGAACAAGCTGCAATGATTG ACGATGTCAGTTCTAACATTGAAAGATCCCATGCTGATATCATACAAGCCACATCACAACTTGCAAAGGCAGctaagacccagaaatctggtTCATCTCTG